The following is a genomic window from Thaumasiovibrio subtropicus.
ATCTTGCGTATGTTGTACATCGCTATATGCCATTTGATTTTCCTTGGGCAATTAAGGGGTTTCTGCGCGCAGTGAAGCCATCACTGTTCCTCAGTTTCGAAACAGAAATTTGGCCAAACACCTTATGCGCAGTACAAAAAGCGGGTGTGCCAGCTTTATTGATTAATGCGCGATTATCTGAGAAGTCATTGCGAAATTACCGCAAACTTTCATGGCTTATGCGTCCAGCACTGCAGTGCTTCGACAAGATTGTGGCGATTCATCAGGATGATGCAATGCGTTTTGTCGCTTTGGGCTGCGATGAACGTTGTGTTGAGGTGTCTGGTTCGATTAAGTACGACCTGCAACTGAGCCTTAATGTTGAAGAGCAAGGCCAAGCACTACGGCGTTTTTTCGGCAAAACACGACCCGTGTGGATTGTTGCCAGTACCCATGAGGGTGAAGAAGAAACAGTTTTGGCGTCTTTTCAACAAATAAAGCAGGCTCTACCGGATGCGCTAATGGTGTGGGTACCGAGGCACCCGGAACGCTTTAATGTTGTTGCCGAACTCTCATCCGATGCAGGCTTTACTGTTCAGCGCCGCACAGAGCATGTGAAACACGCTCACATTCGCGAGAGTGCTGAACTGGAGAATCAGCTTGATAGTGCGGTTGATATTTATCTCGGCGATACCATGGGCGAAATGTTATTGATGTTAGCGTCAGCAGACATTGTTTTTATGGGCGGAAGTTTGCTCGGAAAAAAAGTGGGTGGGCATAATTTTATTGAGCCAGCACTTTTGGGTAAGGTTTCGGTTACCGGCCCGAGTTTTTATAACTTTGCAGACTTGTCACAACAGTTATTTACAGTCGATGGGCTCAGGGTAGCAGGTACTGCTGATAAGATAGCGGAATCCATTGTACTGCAGCTAGCGGATAAAGAAGATCTTGTTTCTCGAGGTGCATTGGCTCGTGAGACGGTAAAACAAAATCAAGGCGCGATAGAAAGGCTTAATAGCGTTATCTATTCATTGCTAAAGACACAACAAGAGAGATAAATCCGTGGCAATATTTGAAGCTTCGATGACTCGTACTGAGAAAGTACTTAACGGAGTCGCACTACTTTTCCCTTCAGCGGTAATGCTTGGCCATGACGGTATTATTGTCTCGTTGTTGGTGTTGCTTGTAGCAGCTCTTTGCCATATTAAAGATCGGCAGGGTGGTGCAGGGCCTTATCGGTTACTTATTTGGACTTTTGTCTCCGTCATCATCTTGTCCATTCCAAACGTGGTACTGGATGGCGGTAGTATGACCGCGCTAGATGCTCCTTCACGATACTTGATTGGTGCGTTGGTGCTATGGGGGCTGCGAAAACAGCAAGTATCGCTAAAAATACTGTTTTTGGGCGCGATTTTAGCGGGATTTGTTAGTTTTTTGATTTATCCAGTTTACC
Proteins encoded in this region:
- the waaA gene encoding lipid IV(A) 3-deoxy-D-manno-octulosonic acid transferase yields the protein MPRTQSDASEDSVIVRFLYTIVLLILSPILIFGLYRRRPGKPSIGSRWREHFGLTPPLDGVEAPIWIHSVSVGEVMATKLLLPALHARYPDKKIVITTTTTTGAAQVEALDLAYVVHRYMPFDFPWAIKGFLRAVKPSLFLSFETEIWPNTLCAVQKAGVPALLINARLSEKSLRNYRKLSWLMRPALQCFDKIVAIHQDDAMRFVALGCDERCVEVSGSIKYDLQLSLNVEEQGQALRRFFGKTRPVWIVASTHEGEEETVLASFQQIKQALPDALMVWVPRHPERFNVVAELSSDAGFTVQRRTEHVKHAHIRESAELENQLDSAVDIYLGDTMGEMLLMLASADIVFMGGSLLGKKVGGHNFIEPALLGKVSVTGPSFYNFADLSQQLFTVDGLRVAGTADKIAESIVLQLADKEDLVSRGALARETVKQNQGAIERLNSVIYSLLKTQQER